A window of the Lactuca sativa cultivar Salinas chromosome 5, Lsat_Salinas_v11, whole genome shotgun sequence genome harbors these coding sequences:
- the LOC111891579 gene encoding uncharacterized protein LOC111891579, whose translation MHTRHSGRSSPLAFDPEIERTTRSNRVARRNINTMSVDNVVVEDVVERHEDAANNPPPLVPPPAPQFPNNNNGNNNNAGAPIIQPVQPQPNRNNCGQNGGNKGNWAQNMGGNVGNHNDGNVKNQNQNPRNVGPQFSNGGNGGNEDDWDFDDGTDNRLGWNQNHNGCNRRNQGNQGGNGNYINNWNNQNFPNGSNNDYNDGFRNQGFGNQYRRNPNGGFNNANGGYYNEVNQFPHHYFPQPNRQSVASHFQPGEYDDASPILFAKGNEHHVEVRPQLISVLPVFRGHKTDDPYNHLYEFLAIANANTP comes from the coding sequence ATGCATACAAGACATAGCGGACGCTCTTCACCGCTTGCATTTGATCCGGAAATCGAACGAACAACTCGCTCAAATCGGGTCGCCAGAAGGAACATCAACACTATGAGTGTAGATAACGTTGTCGTGGAAGATGTGGTCGAGAGGCATGAGGATGCAGCCAACAATCCTCCACCACTAGTTCCACCACCAGCTCCTCAATTCCCAAACAACAACAATGGGAATAACAACAATGCCGGTGCACCAATCATCCAACCAGTGCAACCACAACCGAATAGAAACAACTGTGGCCAAAATGGTGGAAATAAAGGAAATTGGGCACAAAACATGGGAGGCAATGTAGGAAACCACAACGATGGCAATGttaaaaatcaaaaccaaaatcCTAGAAATGTTGGTCCTCAATTCAGTAATGGTGGTAATGGTGGTAACGAGGATGACTGGGATTTTGATGATGGAACTGACAACAGACTTGGTTGGAATCAGAACCATAACGGTTGTAATAGACGGAATCAAGGCAATCAGGGTGGAAACGGGAACTACATCAATAATTGGAACAACCAGAATTTCCCCAATGGTAGCAACAATGACTACAACGATGGGTTCAGAAATCAAGGCTTTGGGAATCAATATCGAAGGAATCCAAATGGTGGATTCAACAATGCAAATGGAGGATACTACAACGAAGTTAACCAATTCCCTCATCATTATTTTCCGCAACCTAATAGACAATCCGTGGCGTCTCATTTTCAGCCGGGAGAGTATGATGATGCTTCACCTATACTCTTCGCAAAAGGAAATGAGCACCATGTGGAAGTAAGACCACAACTAATTAGTGTCTTACCCGTCTTTAGAGGCCATAAAACTGATGATCCATACAATCACCTCTATGAGTTCCTTGCAATTGCTAACGCGAATACTCCGTGA